AAATAATACCCGATTATATTGGTGTATTGGGTTCTGTAAAACGAAGAGAAACTTTACTTAACGACTATATGGAACACAATCCTCTTGTTGACGATAAATTTATCGAAAAAATTCACAGTCCAGCAGGATTAAATATAGGAGCGATAACGCCACAAGAAATTGCTTTATCTATTTGTGCTGAAATACTTGCTGTAACTCGGGGTACAAATCCAACTTCACTTAAAAATGTACAGCAAGAAATTCATACTGATAATTACCTATCTTAGAAAGTGAAATCAATTGTAAAACCACAAAAAATAGCCATGGTTATTTTGGCTGCCGGAGCTTCATCTCGCATGAAATCCATAAAGCAACTATTACCATGGAAAAAAACGACCTTACTAGGCAATGCTATTCAACAAGGTTTATTAGCAAATATTGATACCGTTTATGTCGTTTTAGGAGCTAATAGTAACGTTATACGGCCTGAAATAAAAGATTTTAATATTGAAATTATAGACAATGAGAGTTGGGAGTTAGGTCTGGGGAAATCCATTGCATGTGCTATGAATTTTATAATCAACTCCCCTACTCAGTTTGACGGTATTTTAATTACTTTGGCAGATCAGCCGCTATTAATGGCAAGTCATTACAACAAAATGATTGATAAATTTACAGAAAACGGCACTAAAATAATAGCTACTAAGCAAGATACAACGATTGGTGTTCCCGCTCTTTTTAATCGAAAATATGTTAATCAATTATCCTTGCTAAATAAGGATAAAGGAGCAAAGGCAGTAATCAAGAAAAACATGGATAATGTACTTTTAGTTGATACTAACGGAATTACTGTGGATGTTGATACAATGAATAATTATAAAGAATTGTATGAGAAATATGGAAAGTAACTATTACTTTTAAATATGACTCTATGTAGATCTTTCTAAAAGTAAGTTTAATGGAATTGAAATAGTTGTTTGGGTATTTGTAGTTTTACATTTCAACTTCATTGAAACAATAATATATTTTACAATTGGCAGTAAATTAAAATAAAAAATTGAATTCCAAATCTATGAAACTTCTCAACCGACTTATATTCTGCATGTTACTCATAGTAATTTCATGTAAAACGCAACCTATCAAAAAAACAGGAATAATTCCACAACCGAACGAAGTAAACTACCAAGATGGGACTTTTACAATCGCAGAAAAAACGACAATAGTAATAGAGAACTCGAAACAGAGTCTATTAATTGCTTCAAAACTGAATGCCTTTTTAGCTAAAAACTTTGATCTAAATCTTAAAACCAAAACAGAACCACAATTAAATGCTATCCAATTATTGGTTACTAAAAAAGAAACCGAAAAAGAAGGATAC
The nucleotide sequence above comes from Aureibaculum algae. Encoded proteins:
- a CDS encoding nucleotidyltransferase family protein yields the protein MKSIVKPQKIAMVILAAGASSRMKSIKQLLPWKKTTLLGNAIQQGLLANIDTVYVVLGANSNVIRPEIKDFNIEIIDNESWELGLGKSIACAMNFIINSPTQFDGILITLADQPLLMASHYNKMIDKFTENGTKIIATKQDTTIGVPALFNRKYVNQLSLLNKDKGAKAVIKKNMDNVLLVDTNGITVDVDTMNNYKELYEKYGK